A stretch of Rhinoderma darwinii isolate aRhiDar2 chromosome 4, aRhiDar2.hap1, whole genome shotgun sequence DNA encodes these proteins:
- the KBTBD11 gene encoding kelch repeat and BTB domain-containing protein 11 yields METSLSIAPYPSDLNVTDGNTGTSAKRTCEYSGAPGDGLEASGSSGMHTHIEKDGSLHTNGGYNLQPDTILQPMLNLEISRQVTYNDAEDISVSEPMSEGSIVLGGSQWDMNSVSELEEDGEERSLCESVSISEYLQAHARQPNADFGIHEAKSGESGENLESNVLPGDTEPLGKPDLVIEVTGGQRIKAHKSILAEKSDYFRARSSRDILKIKGVSYQTLQLLVDYIYSSKLEVKQENVVEVISGAKFLQIPCAVQCAMDSMRSQISLKNCYQVLYIAKKQRLNELKEAAYKFMSDNFLRVLRDPNVYGRLTGAERDLILQRRMDGKQCLVVAEINDAFERMSSSSRPQSRESSRSQSPSSIVSIEDDGTTYHVHCFTEFAKGWKSLTKIPEEANTKGCGVSVLYNYMFIAGGIKGSGEKAKLSDQVFCYNPLTDSWDKVRPLSQPRSQLKLLALDGYLYAIGGECLFTVEKYDPRLDRWSSVASIPKGAFAVAHEATTCNGEIYVSGGTLFYRLLKYDPKRNEWQECPYNNSRRRSAGMVAHKGCIYRFDVSREHGLSVFTYNSMARHWSGAANLRPTTGPPPSSLPFRCTVMGSNIYCLNRAVTLRVPLPPEGTGGEMGSCEPEPFPSPEEAKGVLFPFVLYLPENKS; encoded by the coding sequence ATGGAAACTTCATTGTCTATTGCTCCTTACCCCAGTGATTTGAACGTAACTGATGGAAACACAGGGACCTCTGCAAAAAGGACATGTGAGTACAGTGGGGCCCCTGGAGATGGGTTGGAGGCAAGTGGAAGCTCCGGAATGCATACACACATTGAAAAAGACGGCTCACTCCACACTAATGGTGGCTACAATCTTCAGCCTGACACTATTCTGCAACCTATGCTTAATTTGGAGATTTCTAGGCAAGTAACTTATAATGATGCTGAGGACATATCAGTTTCTGAGCCAATGAGTGAAGGTAGCATAGTGTTGGGTGGAAGTCAGTGGGATATGAACAGTGTCTCAGAATTGGAAGAGGATGGTGAGGAGAGAAGTTTATGTGAATCGGTCTCAATCAGTGAATATCTGCAAGCTCATGCAAGACAACCCAATGCAGATTTTGGCATCCATGAAGCAAAGTCTGGTGAATCTGGAGAAAATCTGGAGAGCAATGTTTTACCCGGTGACACTGAACCTCTGGGTAAACCAGACCTGGTGATTGAAGTGACTGGGGGCCAAAGGATCAAAGCACATAAGTCCATTTTAGCCGAGAAGAGTGATTATTTCAGGGCCCGATCATCAAGAGACATACTTAAAATTAAGGGGGTAAGTTACCAGACGTTACAGTTGCTTGTGGATTATATTTACAGCTCAAAACTGGAAGTGAAGCAGGAAAATGTGGTAGAGGTTATCAGTGGGGCCAAGTTCCTACAGATCCCTTGTGCTGTGCAGTGTGCCATGGATAGTATGAGGTCCCAGATATCACTCAAGAACTGCTATCAAGTACTCTATATTGCAAAAAAGCAAAGACTGAATGAGCTCAAGGAAGCTGCTTACAAATTTATGAGTGACAATTTTCTACGCGTTCTTAGAGACCCAAATGTCTATGGCAGACTGACAGGTGCAGAAAGAGACTTAATATTACAACGTAGAATGGATGGAAAACAGTGTTTGGTGGTGGCAGAAATTAATGATGCTTTTGAACGAATGAGCAGTAGCAGTAGACCTCAAAGCCGGGAGAGCAGTAGATCACAGAGTCCATCATCAATTGTGTCCATTGAAGATGATGGAACTACTTATCATGTTCATTGCTTCACTGAATTCGCTAAGGGATGGAAGTCTTTGACAAAGATTCCAGAGGAGGCAAATACTAAAGGTTGTGGAGTGAGTGTTCTATATAACTATATGTTCATTGCGGGGGGCATTAAAGGTAGTGGCGAAAAAGCAAAACTTTCTGACCAGGTATTTTGCTACAACCCTTTGACTGATTCCTGGGATAAGGTCCGTCCACTCTCCCAGCCACGCTCACAGTTGAAATTACTGGCCCTTGATGGTTATTTATATGCTATTGGTGGAGAGTGCCTCTTTACAGTGGAAAAATATGATCCCCGTCTGGACCGTTGGAGCTCAGTAGCTTCCATACCCAAGGGTGCATTTGCTGTGGCCCATGAAGCTACAACATGTAATGGGGAGATATATGTATCTGGTGGAACTCTGTTTTACCGGCTACTCAAATATGATCCCAAACGTAATGAATGGCAAGAATGCCCTTACAACAACAGCCGCCGTCGCTCGGCTGGTATGGTAGCCCACAAAGGCTGCATCTACCGATTTGATGTCAGTCGTGAGCATGGCCTTAGTGTTTTCACCTACAATTCAATGGCCAGACACTGGAGTGGGGCAGCCAACCTACGTCCTACTACAGGGCCACCACCTTCCAGTTTGCCATTTCGCTGCACAGTCATGGGAAGCAACATCTATTGCTTAAACAGAGCTGTAACACTGAGAGTGCCACTACCACCAGAAGGAACTGGAGGAGAAATGGGTAGCTGTGAGCCTGAGCCCTTTCCTTCACCAGAAGAAGCAAAAGGAGTCCTATTTCCATTTGTTCTCTATTTGCCTGAGAATAAATCATAA